TCTTCACACTTTCAGTGAAATGGAATCATATGATGCCCAAAACATCCTACGCATCAAGGAAGAACCATTAAACAACCCAGTAGCGTTTGTGTCTCCAACAATAGATTTCCAAAAGCCACACCATTGCGAGATATGTGGTAAACAATTTACCCGTAAAAGTTATTACGACAGACATGTTTTGAAGCATGGAAACGAAAAACCATTTAGTTGCGATCTTTGCGAAAAGaagtttttattcaagagtGCCTTAAAAGCCCATATGGTCGTCCACACTGATGTCAAACCGTATAAATGCACTATTCGCGGAAAAGATTTTGTTGCTAAACACTTTCTAGCCGTACATATGTCTAAGCACACGGAAGATTATCCACATAAATGTGATGTGTGCGGCAAAGGATTCATTTCTAGTTCACTTTTGAAGAGACACGAGACCATTCATACAGGTGAAAATCCGTACAAATGCCCTGTCTGCGAAAAAGATTATTCGAGTAAAGGCGATCTAACGCGGCACATGTTTACTCACGGGACCATATATCAACATAATTGCGATGTGTGTGGTAGAGGTTTTCATGATCGTTCAAATTTCAAGAACCACATACGCATCCACACAGGAGAGCGACCGTTCAAATGCAGTATATGTGACAAAGATTTCATTCGTCAAACTCATCTTGTGGAACACATGCGCCATCATACAGGTGAGCGACCAAATCAATGCAATGTTtgcaaaaaaacttttaccacTAAACGGAGTCTCAACCAACACATGTCTGTTCATACGGGTGAATATCGACATAAGTGCGATGTGTGTGGCAAAGGATTCACTACTAGCACATTTTTGAA
This genomic window from Malaya genurostris strain Urasoe2022 chromosome 1, Malgen_1.1, whole genome shotgun sequence contains:
- the LOC131426369 gene encoding zinc finger protein OZF-like — translated: MESYDAQNILRIKEEPLNNPVAFVSPTIDFQKPHHCEICGKQFTRKSYYDRHVLKHGNEKPFSCDLCEKKFLFKSALKAHMVVHTDVKPYKCTIRGKDFVAKHFLAVHMSKHTEDYPHKCDVCGKGFISSSLLKRHETIHTGENPYKCPVCEKDYSSKGDLTRHMFTHGTIYQHNCDVCGRGFHDRSNFKNHIRIHTGERPFKCSICDKDFIRQTHLVEHMRHHTGERPNQCNVCKKTFTTKRSLNQHMSVHTGEYRHKCDVCGKGFTTSTFLKIHKNIHTGERPFKCTVCEKGFSSKRVLTRHMFIHGTDYHYKCDVCGKGFHDLSNFKVHERIHTGERPFKCTICDQDFNCQSHLVKHMRRHTGERPYSCTICGRDFIAKNNLTEHMSIHNDDYRHTCEVCGKGFMSSSHLKGHANIHNGERPHKCTVCNKGFTREDYLIGHMRVHQR